A window from Citrus sinensis cultivar Valencia sweet orange chromosome 5, DVS_A1.0, whole genome shotgun sequence encodes these proteins:
- the LOC102607137 gene encoding probable choline kinase 2 isoform X3: MGAIENVMENKESRIPVEAKELLKSLASEWEDVVDRNSLQVIPVKGAMTNEVFQIKWPTKTETFSHKVLLRVYGEGVEVFFDRNDEIRTFEFMSKHGQGPRLLGRFHNGRVEEFINARTLSASDIRDPEISALIAAKLKEFHDLDMPGQKIVRLWDRSRNWLIATKNLSPPEEARAFRLDAIEEEISTLEKALYRNDQHIGFCHNDLQYGNIMIDEETKSITLIDYEYASYNPVAYDIANHFCEMAADYHTETPHLMDYSKYPDLEERHRFLHAYLSSTGDQPSDAEVKQLLQDVEKYTLASHLSWGLWGIISEHVNEIDFDYIGYAKQRFDQYWLTKPELLGSSGATTNALPDDLVRR; encoded by the exons ATGGGTGCAATAGAAAATGTTATGGAGAACAAGGAAAGCCGTATACCTGTGGAAGCAAAGGAGCTTCTGAAATCTTTGGCATCTGAGTGGGAAGATGTAGTTGATAGGAATTCACTTCAGGTTATACCTGTTAAGGGTGCAATGACCAATGAGGTCTTCCAAATAAAATGGCCGACAAAAACAGAAACATTCTCACATAAGGTTTTACTTAGGGTATATGGTGAGGGAGTTGAGGTTTTCTTTGACAGGAATGACGAGATTCGGACATTTGAGTTTATGTCAAAGCATGGGCAGGGACCTCGTTTGTTGGGGCGGTTTCATAATGGCCGAGTTGAAGAGTTCATCAATGCACGg aCCCTATCAGCATCTGATATTCGTGATCCAGAAATTTCTGCTCTTATAGCAGCAAAATTGAAGGAGTTCCATGACCTTGATATGCCTGGTCAAAAGATTGTCCGCCTGTGGGATAGGTCGCG AAATTGGCTCATAGCAACCAAGAATTTGTCTCCCCCAGAAGAAGCTAGAGCATTTCGTTTGGATGCCATTGAGGAGGAAATTTCTACATTAGAAAAGGCACTCTATCGGAATGATCAGCATATTGGTTTTTGCCACAATGATTTACAATATGGTAACATAATGATTGACGAAGAGACTAAGTCAATAACCCTAATT GACTATGAGTATGCAAGTTACAATCCTGTAGCATATGATATTGCAAATCACTTCTGTGAGATGGCTGCCGACTATCATACAGAAACACCACATCTGATGGACTACAGTAAATATCCTG ATTTGGAGGAGCGTCATCGATTTCTGCATGCTTATCTGAGTTCCACTG GTGATCAACCTAGTGATGCGGAAGTAAAGCAACTACTTCAGGATGTTGAGAAGTATACACTTGCAAGCCATCTGAGCTGGGGCTTATGGGGAATAATTTCA GAACATGTGAATGAAATTGACTTTGACTACATTGGATATGCGAAGCAAAGATTTGACCAATACTGGTTAACGAAGCCTGAATTGTTGGGATCTTCTGGAGCCACCACTAATGCTTTGCCTGATG
- the LOC102607137 gene encoding probable choline kinase 2 isoform X1: MGAIENVMENKESRIPVEAKELLKSLASEWEDVVDRNSLQVIPVKGAMTNEVFQIKWPTKTETFSHKVLLRVYGEGVEVFFDRNDEIRTFEFMSKHGQGPRLLGRFHNGRVEEFINARTLSASDIRDPEISALIAAKLKEFHDLDMPGQKIVRLWDRSRNWLIATKNLSPPEEARAFRLDAIEEEISTLEKALYRNDQHIGFCHNDLQYGNIMIDEETKSITLIDYEYASYNPVAYDIANHFCEMAADYHTETPHLMDYSKYPDLEERHRFLHAYLSSTGDQPSDAEVKQLLQDVEKYTLASHLSWGLWGIISEHVNEIDFDYIGYAKQRFDQYWLTKPELLGSSGATTNALPDGEQKVSKKRDGWFKKLKKHLNLGNKNVKS, translated from the exons ATGGGTGCAATAGAAAATGTTATGGAGAACAAGGAAAGCCGTATACCTGTGGAAGCAAAGGAGCTTCTGAAATCTTTGGCATCTGAGTGGGAAGATGTAGTTGATAGGAATTCACTTCAGGTTATACCTGTTAAGGGTGCAATGACCAATGAGGTCTTCCAAATAAAATGGCCGACAAAAACAGAAACATTCTCACATAAGGTTTTACTTAGGGTATATGGTGAGGGAGTTGAGGTTTTCTTTGACAGGAATGACGAGATTCGGACATTTGAGTTTATGTCAAAGCATGGGCAGGGACCTCGTTTGTTGGGGCGGTTTCATAATGGCCGAGTTGAAGAGTTCATCAATGCACGg aCCCTATCAGCATCTGATATTCGTGATCCAGAAATTTCTGCTCTTATAGCAGCAAAATTGAAGGAGTTCCATGACCTTGATATGCCTGGTCAAAAGATTGTCCGCCTGTGGGATAGGTCGCG AAATTGGCTCATAGCAACCAAGAATTTGTCTCCCCCAGAAGAAGCTAGAGCATTTCGTTTGGATGCCATTGAGGAGGAAATTTCTACATTAGAAAAGGCACTCTATCGGAATGATCAGCATATTGGTTTTTGCCACAATGATTTACAATATGGTAACATAATGATTGACGAAGAGACTAAGTCAATAACCCTAATT GACTATGAGTATGCAAGTTACAATCCTGTAGCATATGATATTGCAAATCACTTCTGTGAGATGGCTGCCGACTATCATACAGAAACACCACATCTGATGGACTACAGTAAATATCCTG ATTTGGAGGAGCGTCATCGATTTCTGCATGCTTATCTGAGTTCCACTG GTGATCAACCTAGTGATGCGGAAGTAAAGCAACTACTTCAGGATGTTGAGAAGTATACACTTGCAAGCCATCTGAGCTGGGGCTTATGGGGAATAATTTCA GAACATGTGAATGAAATTGACTTTGACTACATTGGATATGCGAAGCAAAGATTTGACCAATACTGGTTAACGAAGCCTGAATTGTTGGGATCTTCTGGAGCCACCACTAATGCTTTGCCTGATG
- the LOC102607137 gene encoding probable choline kinase 2 isoform X4 — protein MGAIENVMENKESRIPVEAKELLKSLASEWEDVVDRNSLQVIPVKGAMTNEVFQIKWPTKTETFSHKVLLRVYGEGVEVFFDRNDEIRTFEFMSKHGQGPRLLGRFHNGRVEEFINARTLSASDIRDPEISALIAAKLKEFHDLDMPGQKIVRLWDRSRNWLIATKNLSPPEEARAFRLDAIEEEISTLEKALYRNDQHIGFCHNDLQYGNIMIDEETKSITLIL, from the exons ATGGGTGCAATAGAAAATGTTATGGAGAACAAGGAAAGCCGTATACCTGTGGAAGCAAAGGAGCTTCTGAAATCTTTGGCATCTGAGTGGGAAGATGTAGTTGATAGGAATTCACTTCAGGTTATACCTGTTAAGGGTGCAATGACCAATGAGGTCTTCCAAATAAAATGGCCGACAAAAACAGAAACATTCTCACATAAGGTTTTACTTAGGGTATATGGTGAGGGAGTTGAGGTTTTCTTTGACAGGAATGACGAGATTCGGACATTTGAGTTTATGTCAAAGCATGGGCAGGGACCTCGTTTGTTGGGGCGGTTTCATAATGGCCGAGTTGAAGAGTTCATCAATGCACGg aCCCTATCAGCATCTGATATTCGTGATCCAGAAATTTCTGCTCTTATAGCAGCAAAATTGAAGGAGTTCCATGACCTTGATATGCCTGGTCAAAAGATTGTCCGCCTGTGGGATAGGTCGCG AAATTGGCTCATAGCAACCAAGAATTTGTCTCCCCCAGAAGAAGCTAGAGCATTTCGTTTGGATGCCATTGAGGAGGAAATTTCTACATTAGAAAAGGCACTCTATCGGAATGATCAGCATATTGGTTTTTGCCACAATGATTTACAATATGGTAACATAATGATTGACGAAGAGACTAAGTCAATAACCCTAATT CTTTGA
- the LOC102607137 gene encoding probable choline kinase 2 isoform X2 has product MGAIENVMENKESRIPVEAKELLKSLASEWEDVVDRNSLQVIPVKGAMTNEVFQIKWPTKTETFSHKVLLRVYGEGVEVFFDRNDEIRTFEFMSKHGQGPRLLGRFHNGRVEEFINARTLSASDIRDPEISALIAAKLKEFHDLDMPGQKIVRLWDRSRNWLIATKNLSPPEEARAFRLDAIEEEISTLEKALYRNDQHIGFCHNDLQYGNIMIDEETKSITLIDYEYASYNPVAYDIANHFCEMAADYHTETPHLMDYSKYPDLEERHRFLHAYLSSTGDQPSDAEVKQLLQDVEKYTLASHLSWGLWGIISEHVNEIDFDYIGYAKQRFDQYWLTKPELLGSSGATTNALPDALQNILLKF; this is encoded by the exons ATGGGTGCAATAGAAAATGTTATGGAGAACAAGGAAAGCCGTATACCTGTGGAAGCAAAGGAGCTTCTGAAATCTTTGGCATCTGAGTGGGAAGATGTAGTTGATAGGAATTCACTTCAGGTTATACCTGTTAAGGGTGCAATGACCAATGAGGTCTTCCAAATAAAATGGCCGACAAAAACAGAAACATTCTCACATAAGGTTTTACTTAGGGTATATGGTGAGGGAGTTGAGGTTTTCTTTGACAGGAATGACGAGATTCGGACATTTGAGTTTATGTCAAAGCATGGGCAGGGACCTCGTTTGTTGGGGCGGTTTCATAATGGCCGAGTTGAAGAGTTCATCAATGCACGg aCCCTATCAGCATCTGATATTCGTGATCCAGAAATTTCTGCTCTTATAGCAGCAAAATTGAAGGAGTTCCATGACCTTGATATGCCTGGTCAAAAGATTGTCCGCCTGTGGGATAGGTCGCG AAATTGGCTCATAGCAACCAAGAATTTGTCTCCCCCAGAAGAAGCTAGAGCATTTCGTTTGGATGCCATTGAGGAGGAAATTTCTACATTAGAAAAGGCACTCTATCGGAATGATCAGCATATTGGTTTTTGCCACAATGATTTACAATATGGTAACATAATGATTGACGAAGAGACTAAGTCAATAACCCTAATT GACTATGAGTATGCAAGTTACAATCCTGTAGCATATGATATTGCAAATCACTTCTGTGAGATGGCTGCCGACTATCATACAGAAACACCACATCTGATGGACTACAGTAAATATCCTG ATTTGGAGGAGCGTCATCGATTTCTGCATGCTTATCTGAGTTCCACTG GTGATCAACCTAGTGATGCGGAAGTAAAGCAACTACTTCAGGATGTTGAGAAGTATACACTTGCAAGCCATCTGAGCTGGGGCTTATGGGGAATAATTTCA GAACATGTGAATGAAATTGACTTTGACTACATTGGATATGCGAAGCAAAGATTTGACCAATACTGGTTAACGAAGCCTGAATTGTTGGGATCTTCTGGAGCCACCACTAATGCTTTGCCTGATG CCTTGCAGaatatattgttaaaattttag